From Salminus brasiliensis chromosome 21, fSalBra1.hap2, whole genome shotgun sequence, a single genomic window includes:
- the lsm3 gene encoding U6 snRNA-associated Sm-like protein LSm3 — MADEVEQQQTTNTVEEPLDLIRLSLDERIYVKMRNDRELRGRLHAYDQHLNMILGDVEETVTTVEIDEETYEEIYKSTKRNIPMLFVRGDGVVLVAPPLRVG; from the exons ATGGCGGACGAAGTTGAACAG CAACAGACCACCAACAcggtagaagaaccacttgacCTCATTCGGCTGAGCTTGGATGAGCGAATTTATGTGAAGATGAGGAATGACAGGGAGCTTCGCGGGAGATTACAT GCTTATGACCAACATTTGAACATGATCCTCGGAGACGTGGAGGAGACGGTGACTACGGTGGAGATTGACGAGGAGACGTATGAAGAAATTTACAAG TCCACGAAGAGGAACATCCCGATGCTGTTTGTCCGTGGTGATGGTGTAGTACTGGTTGCACCTCCATTGAGAGTTGGGTAA